AAGGGAAATTTACCGAAATTTCTTTGGAATTTTCAACATTTATTGAAAATACTTCaatgttgaacaaaaaaaagtggtaTTTTTGTTCATCAATACTAAAATGTGTTGAGAAGGCGTGACAAAACATTAAGCCAAGCAAATTACTTTTCTGAGATATTCGTTGATGTTATCCTGTGAAACTTTTACCCGATATTTCGAAGACCATTAGCTTAAAGACTGTTTTTCCTTACATGCATGTCCTCTCTTTAAGAAAAATTGCTTACAAAACTCAATTCCCGGCTGCATGTTATTGTAATTGTTCATAAATCTTGGCTATCGTTTGAAAGTCGTTTCATTTGCACTGTTCCGGTATTCGCACGGCTGTCTTATGCACATGGCCGATGGATTGCAATCGCTTCTTAAGTTCGTATCTGAAGTACCATCAGTGTTGTGACGATGCAGCGTCGTCGTTTGGTTGGTAGCATGTGGCGTTTAACGCTCGTACTATCGCTGTCGCTTTCCGACTCGTAATTGCTTTTGCAACACATTGTACGATACTGCATCCTGCGTTTGCATGCTTCATTGGAGAAGGATCCACCATCGTTTCGTGCCAGGCGTACACAATGAGACGAACGCGGGACGTGTTTGAAACATTTCGCTACCAACCCACAAAACCAATCGCAAACAATTAATTACTGTACTCTAACCGTGCTTGTCTTCATTTTCGTGCACAATTTCAGATCAAGCGGAAAGACGGaacagcaccatcatcatccgcagcagcagcagcagcagcagcagctgcaccaTCAGCAATCTCAGAAGCATCAAGCGCAGACGAACCAGCAGACCCAAAACGTTGGCATCGTTCGGGGCATTGTCCAGCACCAGCAAAAGTTTACCCATGTGCAGCGCCATTCGCCCAGCTCGACAACGGTCGCGCTGACGAAGGGGGGTGGCGTCTCCACGACGGCGGCGGTGTCCAGtgaccacagcagcagcagcaacagtagcaccagcagcagtgtgAGCAGTACCGCCAGCTCGAGCTCGAACGCGTCCTCAAACAATACCAGCACGAGCAGTGGCATCGGTGGTAGCGGAGGGAGCGGTGCATCCGGAACTAGTGGCCATCATCCAAGTCATTCCACGCAACAGCCACCGCCGGGCGCGACGACACCGGTCGAGGCGACGTATGCCAGCGTGATCAAGAAACCCAAATCACACGCAGCAACACCGAGCGTCAACAATGGCAACGCGACCACCGGTGGCAACAACGTGGTCGGTGAATTTAATGCGGCCGATTTGCGCAGCTCGCTTGACCGCAAGGTGAACGGGCTGGTGTTTAGTAACGGGTTGAATGAGCGCGTAACGCAACCGCCATCGACGTCTCCCTCGGGAGGGATGGCCGGAACGCAACAATCGCCCGCCCCGAGCAGTAGCGTCATCGTCGGTGCGACACTGAAGCCCGACCATCAGCTActgcaccaccatcatcacggGACGATGGGACGCCACTATCACCATACGCAGCTCCAGAATCTGCTCTGCACGGACAATCAGCAACATCTGGACACGAGCAGTGTCAGCAGCATTAGCAGCTCGAGCGTTGGAGGCGGTAACAACTCCAGCAACCATCCGTCACTGCTGAACGGCAGTAGCTCCACGACCAACTCTCCCATCACGGGCATCTCCTCGAACGGGGCGCTGGTGCCACCGCCGTATCGGGATCCTCCGCCACCCCGGAACAGTCCACTCTCGCATACGCTGACCAGCCTCAGCAGTACCGGCAGTGGTGGAACGGGTAGCAGCTCCCAAGGTAGAAGGCAGGAGAAGGAAGGCACGCTCACCAGCACAGGTGGATCATCGTCGGCTTCTTCGACCGTCTCGTCACTGGTCGTGGTAGGACCGAGCGGGCCAGAGGAAATACTGGTAGGAAGTAGTGCGAGCGACAGCATACCGCACGTGACGGGCTATCGGGAGCTGATGCAGCTTATCAAGTTACAGCGCGAGAAAATCAATACCCAGCAGGCGGACCTGTCCAAGGTAAGTTGCCATTTGCGTTCGGTTATTAGTATCGCTTCAGTAAGGTTCGCCGCGTTTGGCGTTGTGTTTGTTCCGTCGCTATTGCAACACTTGCCCTGCGTCCGGTATGTAAGACGCGGATAAAGCAAACATTGTGGATGGATTTCACTAACGTTCCGGTAACTTGAACGTCCGCAAAATTTTGTGGTTTGGTTTCACCTAGTTCGAACAGACCTCATCCACCGAGGTGTTCTGGCGGAAATCTTTGAACAGAAATCGATCGAAAACAAGGGGAGAACAAGGCGAAAATGCtattgtgttgtgttgggaGCCACCGTGCAGCACTCCATGTGGGAGGCATCGCCCACAAGAACGACGATAATGATGCGAACGAGAACGAGACAATGTCACTTCGAGTGTACTTCAGGCAGGCACTCGGCCGTCAAGTGGTTTTTGGCTTTCGATCCTATTCCGTTCTTTGCTTCCAACCATCCAACCTCGTACGCAAGCCGGGAAGCTTTTGAGTGTTGTAAATGATTGTCGTAATAGCGCCTCCTTTTCGCTGAGTGGGTCCTTCAGGCGTATCCTTATCCAGCGCACCCTAACTCACCACTCAATGCCAATAATGCAATAACATTTATGCTTATTATTCCCTGCAGCAGTCAGATGTTCGATTGCCGGTATCACATTCGAAGCGCATTTGCTAATAAACCGTAACATTTGCTAATGAAATGCTATTCCACTTCGTCACCCTCTTGTTACAGTACGATACGGAGATCGTTTATCTGGAGAACCGCAGCCGCGAGCAGACCGATCAGCTCGATGCGATCGCGCAGGAGATCAGCAAGACGGAGCAGCAGTACCGGCAGACGGGTGACCAGCTGCAGGCATACCAGTACGTCGAGGAGGAGAGCGAGCTGGTACGGCAGCAGGAGAAGACGCTAAAGTCGGAGATAACGCTGCTCCGGTCAAAGTTGGCCAACTGTGAGACGGAGCTGTTGCAGTGCAAGAACAAGATCCGGCTGCTGATGGACGAGATATTGGTTGAGCAGCGCAAGTATAGTCGACAGTACGATCCGAACCGACAACAGCTGTTGGAGCGGGCTCTAATGTGTGAAGTTGACAGGCTGCAGGTGGAGATCGACCTGGCGGTCCAGAGCGCGGACCAGGCGAACAAGGCGCACGACAAGCTGAAGGGCGAGGTGACGCTGCTCGAGGGTGCGATCGCGGACAAGAAGAAGCAGGTCGAGAAGCTGGTGCACGAGATGAAGGAGGTGAATCTGCAGAGTTTGGCGGTGGTGCCGCCCGCGGACGAGGTGCGCCACCTACTGGAAGGTGAGTCCGAGTGTAAGAAtcatctttccttttttttgtcattcatTCACGcggagttgttgttttttctgttgttctgTCATGCAATAAGTATACATGCCAGGATTGTGCTTCAGAAATATTTGGAGAAATTTCCCAGAATTTCTAAGCATCCAGGAACcttaaaaaattgtgaaacttaCGAGATTCAGGacacaaattttaaattgttcaaTATTTAGTGCTAATTGCatctttaaaaattcattcttcAATATAGTGAGTGATTCTCCATAGTAGCGGTTCGGAGACATTCGCCCGGTTTAAAGATTCATTCCGATCAGTTTAATTCATCCACCACTAACACACATATTTCCATCATTTTCAGTTGGCTCGGTCAAACCTGGCAGTACTCGGCGCATGATTGGATCCCCCCGGCAGCTGGAAAATGCGGTCCCGACGAGTAAAAATCCGCACGGTGTATGGGTTTAGAAAGGTGTAAATGTGTCTACCACCCCCAAAATCGCCCGTTGCCATTCGCAACAGTGGCCGTCCAGAGGATTCGCTTCGGGGTAGCTAACCGCAAGCAAAACGGCACACAACGCGGGGGGCGCGGATATTATTCTTGTAATCAAAATATGATGGTAACCATTCTCAAATGTGATAATCGTTGGTAAGAGCAGAAAAAAGGTGGAGCATTAGATTGagataaacaaaacatgaaagaCAGCGCGTTTAGCAGCGCAAAATCGGACGAAAGCTGACGCTGAattgaagcaacaacaacaaaacacgggaaaatattacaaaatatccacatgcacacacgcacgtacacACTCACGCTAGGACACGTATGCGCGGAATTAGCTTgcccattttttattttcacttatcCGCTTCCTTTCTGTCTCCTGAGCGAGGAACTTCCTGCGTGCCAACGTTTCACAAATATGTTGATAAAGCACAGGCAGCCATGGAAGGGGATGATCAAGTAGGGTGAAGGGAAGAAACAGATATTTTAAGGGTCCAAACAATGTCCACGCAGATGCGACACATACCGCAGGAGGATGTTCGTACAAAACAAGATCACAAATGAAATGGCTCCGTTGAAGGTAGTTCCAAAAAGTTCCATGCTGCTGTAGGAGATTGTTCGAAATGGAAGCAGCGAATAATGATGGTTTTGCGATGGTTAAGAATTACAACTAagcttttgattgttttttcacGATAGCTTAAAGAGCTATCGTGCAGTTGAGCTGCAGTATAGCTTAAGAGTGGTCAGGACAGGCTATCGAAACCCCTCCAGCAGCTCCGAAATGCAAACAAGTCTTTTTGCGCGTTAATGCGGCTTTACTCTTATTGCCACTGGTCGTGTTTCCTTAACTAAAAcgaaaaatgctttaaaacacAACTTCTTGCCTGATTAAAATACGTCCTTATGCGTGCATGagattgagtgtgtgtgtgtgtgtgggggtgaGCGTATGCGTCACATAGTAAATGTTTatagtttgttttatatttattacaaatgTACCAATAGTTTCAGTTTTAACTCCCTCCATACGCGTGCACTCTTGCCACGGAGCTTTTTACACACGGTAATGAAACGTAATAGTgtgtataaaacaaaataccgTACCCTCATCAGCCGTGTGCAAAGCATTCCATTGTGTTTTATTGCCATCAAGTGTTTCAAACACACGTATGCCACACGTGCAGCAACGCGGCGCGCCTCCTAGGTTTTGCGTAAGATAAAAGAGCTTTTAATGCGCACGGGAAAAGCTGCTCCTGCATCCTGCATACgggttttccttcttttaatCCCctcccacatacacacacacaaacacacagacggTCACAAACATGAATGGGTGGATTCGGTACAGATGGATTTCAAACCGGAACTCCTGTGCAGTTGCACTTGGTTGCATTAAAATGCAATCCACCATCCGAGTGCCTACGTGGGGTTAGTCTTCAAAATGGGTAAAATGCGAAAAGGCgattttttaatacaaaaccCCGTATTTGTTGCCCGCTTAAGGCTTAAGTatagttttaaaaacaaaacaaaccgacGCAATATAAGAGATAACTGTAGATTTCATATTACTTCTTAAGTAGAAATATGTTTAAGTTTAGCCAGTGCTTAAAAAGGATTAGCCGTCgcgggtgtgcgtgtgtgtgtgtgtatatatatttcgtttgcttttactTCGATCTGTTCCGTAAACATACATTGAAACTGCGGAATAGATGCACATTTAATGTGGTAATCAGAAAGAAAAACTTAAATCGAACCAATTGTTGTGCAAATAAGCGTTTCCTTACTTGTTTAGCTggtagagaaaaaaagaacagtgCAAGATAGGGATACAAACCGGATTCTCCGTTTTTTTATAAGTTAAACTGTTAATAGTACCGTAACAAGTAGTAATAAGTGgatccgtttgtttgttttttgttttttcggtaCATTAGTTAAGAGGAAAGtttagaaaggaaaacaacaaaattacacCAACATCCAGCGTATTAGCGCTGTAACGAAACTAAAACCACCTGTGCGTACCAGAAGCCATGTCGGCCTCGTTCATTTTAAAGTACGCTTCACAGCTgtacgtgtgtatgtatgtatgtatgtgcgaAGTTTATTGTTACCTGCTGCTGTATTGAGCAGAGGGTCTACTTAAAGCAAAggaattgtttgtgtttccacaccaataattaaattactttaaaCGTTTCATTTTCTGCCCCGAGCAACGGTTTCAATGTCGAGTTATTTAAATCagtttaggtttttttttgaattaatCCCTTTGGCGAGGCACGATTAAATGCATATCAACAACGTATGTTTAAACATGTTTTGAAACTCGAAATTATATTATCTATTTGTTCcctgtaaaaaaaatgttataacCAAAATTGTCGAACTcatcaagaaaacaaaagctatATCATGTAAATGAAACACCAAAaccactttaaaaaaaaacaaacaaacaaaccctagcaagaaaacaaaattttaattttaaaggcAAATGGTTGTATAAAGTGTACTTTAGATCTGTTGACCTATGTATCAGGTGCATCAGATAAAAATGCACTCCCCAAAACGGGAACGATTCGGTTTTCGGGAAGTATACAGTCATTTGTAGAGTACCGTGCCGGAACGCGGAGAGAttactgttgtttttttttaagcaaacaaaacagaagagGATAAGAATAAGcaaatgaaagtaaaataggcggacaaacaaaccaacaacccAACAAACTGCTAACGAACCCCGTTGCCTCAGCAAAGTTATTCGGGTTTCTAAAGGTCCTTGACGGTGTATTTTTTCCCGTCGAAGTCTCTGCATCGTCGGACTAGTGCTACTAATGCTACTGCTATCGCTcgtattgctgctgctgctgctgcttctcgCAATGTCCGTAAGGATGATGCATCTGGCGGATAGAGAGCCCATAGTAAATCGTAGTTAATCCACATTCAAATACAAAACTGACGTTTGCTTTGGAAATGTGTGTAACGTGCTTGGAGCGAACCGTGAAACGATATACCGAATCaggaacaaaataaacaaaaaaaaaacatagttgTTGAATGTTGAAAGTTTGAGACAATACttttacatacacacacaataaatgtaaaaaatacaGACGAAAGTTATACTCTCTACTCTACAAAACGGTACTGCACAGCGCGCACTAACCCCTGGTTAGTTTGTTTGATTCTGTTTTCTACTTGTGTGCCTCCTTCGGATATGTTATGTTATCCTGTTCAATGGAAGAAAATGTGCGGATTGCATTAATTAAAGCAGAAACCATACTAAATCAAAAGCCAGATTGTAAGCGCAATCTCTCACACACTCTGTctttctcactctcactctcttcgCACCGTAGGCGAGAAGAGAGCACAATACGAGACGAGGTGTTTGCCTCTGTTTTATTTGCGTTTAGTGGAACACCTCATCAAAGATGGATATATTTACGTATTCATATATATACTATATATACACAGTAGCAATATTATTCTTGCTAtctttttacacacacacacccattaACACAAGACATACACCTGCACACAAAATACACCTTTTACTTCATCTCTTTACATTtcgcaaatatttaaatagaTGGATAAAACGAGTTTAAAACTCACCACGACCGAACAGCCGCATCATAGaaaaaattctaaataaataaattattgaaaacgaaaggaagaaaacgcAACATAAAAAGATGGAACAACGTTTTTCAAAGATTTCTGGCAAAAGAAAAGTGATtgaagaaagcaaacaaaatatttcgaaaaagaaaatgaaattaaatggtGGAAAGAGAAAAGgatcgaaaaaaagaaaagacaacAAACCTTAAAGAGCTTAAacatattgtaaaaaaaaaacaaaaaggacacATATATTCCCACACGTACAGATATACCAAACGAACGGAATTGGCATTGAAAGGTAAAGAAGTTTCAAACCAAAATACACAGAGGTGAAGCAAGCATTAAAAACATGAAcgcaaaaaagtgaaacaaaacacaagaaTATATAGCTatgataaataaagaaattaaaacaaaaaccgccctgaattcaaactttgttaaAGTAGTCTGAGTTTAGAAAGGGATGTGTAGAAGGAGAGAATAGTGTTAACGAAGGAAATTGAAGGTGCCTGTATGCTTGAATTGAACACATGGATCAACCATCAGCATAACAATTCGCTCGGAGTGTCTGCTGTTGCTTTATTGTTTCTTATTAGCAGTCTTGATTCGTTACGGATGTGTGAAAAACTATGTTTTGacgaataattaaattaagcatTTTGCTACGTACGCAATGAAAACGTAAGAAACGATAAAAAGAATAGATGAAATAAGAATACAAAAGAATGTCAAAGATATGTTGAAATTGAAGGAAAACAGATATAAGAATCGAGTACATTTATGTAAGCGAAgtgctttttgtttcatttatatAATAGCTAAAGAAAGAAGAGCTGTAATAAGAGCTGAAAAGCAAAGGGAAGTGAGAGTGTGGaaacatatgaaaaaaaaaaatcaataacaacaaaaccaacattGGAACACTAGATGGGAGAATGTTTTAAACAGGAGGGAAACGGTACACTCCGCTGGAAGGATGGTTTTAGTATAATtagttgcaaaacaaacaaacaaacacagtaGAATCCATTATCATTGCCTTCTCCTTCCTAGATTGTAGTAAAGTTGTACGTTCAATGTGTTTTACGCCACATCGTATTCATCGGATAGCATTCCCCTTTTTAAATGTACTTACCTTAGGTTTAGTTTAAGTAGATGAATTTATCTTAGCAAACCGAGCGGGGTCATGGCTAATAAGAAGGAAATGGTAGAGAAAAAGCCGCCACAtgcttgcgtgtgtgtacTTTTACTTATTCCATCattgta
The Anopheles moucheti chromosome 2, idAnoMoucSN_F20_07, whole genome shotgun sequence genome window above contains:
- the LOC128309514 gene encoding transcription factor mef2A; the protein is MELKVWVEGIQRIVCGVTEVTTCQDVVFALAHATGKTGRFTLIERWRNNERLLAPHENPLKILMKWGEYSSDVQFILQRSDQQQQQKKDAHQQQQQQQQQQQQHHQTPPPSTQASQQSQQQLLRQQQKLNQLNNNHIGANGGVTNGKHSGPTSPTSPHNHQGNSNTSPIIPNGVLSTHINNNNNISSQHYAHHPSNGDEQQQHQHHSQQHQHAKSKLHQNNLKNSANNQLHQHVHHQQQHHQHQHQLSSSSTSSDHQHRSHQHQQSNGVGALIRTGNDPSNGSPGAGPGVATAAMAKQSELIISSSSNGGSTGGALERGKETRKSLNSSGSSGKTEQHHHHPQQQQQQQQLHHQQSQKHQAQTNQQTQNVGIVRGIVQHQQKFTHVQRHSPSSTTVALTKGGGVSTTAAVSSDHSSSSNSSTSSSVSSTASSSSNASSNNTSTSSGIGGSGGSGASGTSGHHPSHSTQQPPPGATTPVEATYASVIKKPKSHAATPSVNNGNATTGGNNVVGEFNAADLRSSLDRKVNGLVFSNGLNERVTQPPSTSPSGGMAGTQQSPAPSSSVIVGATLKPDHQLLHHHHHGTMGRHYHHTQLQNLLCTDNQQHLDTSSVSSISSSSVGGGNNSSNHPSLLNGSSSTTNSPITGISSNGALVPPPYRDPPPPRNSPLSHTLTSLSSTGSGGTGSSSQGRRQEKEGTLTSTGGSSSASSTVSSLVVVGPSGPEEILVGSSASDSIPHVTGYRELMQLIKLQREKINTQQADLSKYDTEIVYLENRSREQTDQLDAIAQEISKTEQQYRQTGDQLQAYQYVEEESELVRQQEKTLKSEITLLRSKLANCETELLQCKNKIRLLMDEILVEQRKYSRQYDPNRQQLLERALMCEVDRLQVEIDLAVQSADQANKAHDKLKGEVTLLEGAIADKKKQVEKLVHEMKEVNLQSLAVVPPADEVRHLLEGESEFGSVKPGSTRRMIGSPRQLENAVPTSKNPHGVWV